Proteins co-encoded in one Aspergillus fumigatus Af293 chromosome 6, whole genome shotgun sequence genomic window:
- a CDS encoding putative transcription factor Rap1, whose product MAGGNEEDDDGSGNSNGSLLFEGKQFWLSQNVPQRSRFKELIEANGGIVRLQEKDADIKLVDHTRKNLPSDTYSFKFVEDSVRRGEPADLEAYRAGPSAPRPVGATHISTRAHKIAYSIQDDQLLWDWVQAYEKDPRVPISGNLIYKQLAEKHPRHTWQSYRDRYLKRLRGKSRPGGESASTGQAPAEPGSTTRQFQVPGPAPAKSHERCENAPATTKKIDARKRKRSPDGDEPDRTEGQRTDDRPKKRPAPATLPEKSTTAARHRVHEEHPTHTEPEVATASKRTDQQRKEEPKPKDKGGTTVVQVHKTQQPSEAPDSIPDNFLFELPFFPSSPESQEEPPQEQDIDTWIDDRLRTGRADNEEQVIEALQCTSMDPRLADKVLEYLAAGKGIPEDMPGVWTPEDDECVEVGDSRAIERVLKKHGSEAFEARWNYLSMARAAGLSGGGMGD is encoded by the exons ATGGCAGGAGGTaatgaggaggacgacgatggcaGCGGGAACAGTAATGGCAGCCTTCTCTTCGAGGGAAAACAGTTCTGGTTGTCACAGAACGTTCCCCAAAGAAGCAGATTCAAAGAGTTGATTGAG GCAAATGGCGGTATTGTAAGGCTTCAAGAGAAAGATGCAGATATCAAATTGGTAGATCATACAAGGAAGAATCTTCCATCTGACAC ATACTCCTTTAAATTTGTGGAAGACTCTGTCCGAAGAGGAGAACCGGCAGACCTGGAAGCTTACAGAGCTGGACCTTCCGCACCCCGACCTGTGGGAGCAACACACATCTCAACTAGAGCTCACAAGATCGCCTACTCAATACAAGACGACCAACTACTATGGGACTGGGTGCAAGCGTATGAGAAAGACCCAAGAGTCCCGATCAGCGGAAACCTGATTTATAAACAATTAGCGGAGAAA CATCCACGACATACTTGGCAATCTTACCGGGATCGGTATTTGAAAAGACTTCGTGGAAAGTCACGTCCAGGGGGCGAGTCAGCGTCCACAGGTCAGGCTCCCGCTGAGCCGGGGAGCACTACGAGACAGTTCCAAGTCCCTGGCCCTGCCCCGGCAAAGTCGCATGAGAGATGTGAGAATGCACCTGCGACTACGAAGAAGATAGACgccaggaaaagaaaaagaagtcCTGATGGCGACGAACCAGACCGGACCGAAGGTCAACGAACAGATGATCGACCAAAGAAAAggccagcaccagcaacTCTACCTGAGAAAAGCACCACTGCTGCCCGTCATAGGGTACATGAGGAGCATCCCACCCATACCGAGCCAGAGGTAGCTACAGCTTCGAAACGTACAGATCAACAAAGAAAGGAAGAACCGAAGCCAAAAGATAAGGGAGGTACCACTGTGGTACAAGTCCACAAAACTCAACAGCCAAGTGAAGCCCCAGATAGCATCCCTGACAATTTCCTGTTTGAGCTACCGTTCTTCCCCTCAAGTCCGGAGTCTCAAGAAGAGCCCCCTCAAGAGCAAGACATCGACACATGGATCGACGACCGTCTGCGAACAGGCAGGGCAGATAACGAAGAGCAAGTGATTGAGGCTCTACAGTGCACCAGCATGGACCCACGCTTAGCCGACAAGGTCCTAGAATATCTTGCTGCAGGAAAAGGCATTCCTGAGGACATGCCTGGAGTTTGGACACccgaagatgatgaatgtGTGGAAGTGGGCGACAGCCGAGCCATTGAAcgagtcttgaagaagcatgGATCAGAAGCGTTCGAAGCACGGTGGAATTATCTTAGCATGGCCAGGGCCGCAGGCCTTTCTGGAGGAGGTATGGGCGACTGA
- a CDS encoding chromo domain-containing protein, translating to MPPPVEDLSDDESTGGSIPYNNAEHDKDIAGDVKEEEEDDDENEEEGIYTVEKILGHEFTKDGKLMLQVKWHGYDDPADQTLEPEENLLVGAKEILDEYFRAQGGRPQKPVAVRKRKSMGNVKAESETPAEPKRRRKSRANAETNTEMPEASDVPDWVPRSKNWEKDVEKVDTIIRDPKTNSLIAFLKWTNGKTAKVSIETCYEKCPRQASFA from the exons ATGCCTC CCCCTGTTGAGGATCTCTCGGACGACGAGTCGACTGGCGGATCTATCCCTTACAACAACGCTGAACATGACAAGGACATCGCTGGCGacgtgaaggaggaagaggaggacgatgacgagaatgaggaagaggggaT CTACACTGTTGAAAAGATCCTGGGTCATGAGTTCACAAAGGAT GGCAAACTTATGCTTCAAGTGAAGTGGCATGGCTACGACGACCCAGCAGATCAGACATTAGAGCCAGAAGAGAACCTCCT GGTGGGCGCAAAGGAGATCTTAGATGAATACTTCAGAGCTCAAGGTGGTCGGCCACAGAAACCAGTTGCTGTCCGAAAGCGAAAGTCAATGGGAAACGTTAAGGCGGAGTCTGAAACCCCAGCAGAGCCTAAGCGACGCAGAAAGTCTAGGGCCAATGCAGAGACCAACACAGAGATGCCAGAGGCAAGCGATGTACCCGATTGGGTGCCCCGATCAAAGAACTGGGAGAAAGACGTAGAGAAAGTTGATACCATCATTCGCGACCCCAAGACGAACTCATTGATCGCATTTCTGAAATGGACCAATGGCAAAACAGCCAAGGTCTCCATCGAAACCTGCTACGAAAAATGCCCAAGACAGGCAAGTTTTGCTTGA
- a CDS encoding DHHC palmitoyltransferase family protein, whose amino-acid sequence MGLLRTVAIAILGVSAFTFVALFGRIPALRKTPIGLLHRIICIHIPNVLLYFDSHLLGSRLSYCWNRTGTYVLHENHPLVLIFFLSLLIAGECMFIPSAWPRVSTFHRLFIPALALLPYVFLYASVVTKSYITHENHEDEMARYPYDRVIFNPGHRCRTCDFLKPARSKHCSFCKACVSRHDHHCVWLTNCVGRNNYHYFLSLLLSLSLMLAYGSWLGFSLVSQTLEGLIPSSSPLRSKSQDWTTWLNVWAIAIASDIRVGAVAMLTAMTAPLAMAFLLYHTYLIWAGMTTNESAKWSDWKEDVADGLVFKSTRSEIYGNQSHSDEDTPAQRTWPVSSNQILVITDGEPPKEGFQLCSRSNEILQKDDPQAPVDTRWTEVNSMREIDNIYDLGFWDNLREVFHMPIRRCVR is encoded by the exons ATGGGGCTCCTGAGGACGGTGGCTATCGCCATCCTTGGAGTCTCTGCATTTACTTTTGTGGCTCTGTTTGGGAGGATTCCTGCTCTTAG GAAAACCCCCATTGGATTACTCCATAGGATCATTTGTATACACATTCCTAATGTGCTATTATATTTCGATTCTCATCTACTGGGGAGCAGACTGTCGTACTGTTGGAACCGGACCGGTACTTATGTATTGCACGAAAACCATCCGCTCGTACTT atcttcttcctttccctCCTCATAGCGGGAGAATGCATGTTTATTCCGAGCGCGTGGCCAAGAGTCTCAACTTTTCATCGGCTCTTCATACCAGCCCTCGCGCTTCTTCCATACGTCTTTCTGTACGCTAGCGTTGTCACCAAGTCGTACATCACTCACGAAAACCacgaggatgagatggcACGGTATCCATATGATCGAGTGATTTTCAATCCAGGTCATCGTTGCCGTACGTGTGATTTTCTGAAGCCGGCGCGAAGTAAGCACTGCAGTTTCTGTAAAGCCTGTGTTTCGCGGCACGATCATCACTGTGTATGGCTGACCAACTGCGTTGGTCGGAACAACTACCATTACTTCTTATCTTTGTTACTATCCTTATCGCTGATGTTGGCATACGGGTCATGGCTTGGTTTCTCTCTTGTGTCGCAAACACTAGAGGGACTCATACCATCGAGCTCACCGTTGCGATCGAAATCACAAGATTGGACAACCTGGCTCAATGTCTGGGCAATAGCTATTGCTTCTGATATTCGTGTTGGTGCCGTCGCCATGCTAACAGCAATGACAGCGCCATTGGCCATGGCCTTTCTACTGTATCACACCTACCTCATCTGGGCTGGCATGACAACAAACGAGAGCGCAAAATGGTCAGACTGGAAAGAAGATGTTGCAGATGGCCTGGTATTCAAGTCCACCAGAAGCGAGATTTATGGGAATCAATCCCACTCTGATGAGGACACTCCGGCTCAAAGAACCTGGCCAGTGAGCAGTAATCAGATCCTAGTAATCACGGACGGCGAGCCCCCCAAGGAGGGCTTCCAGCTCTGCTCACGGTCGAATGAAATTCTTCAGAAGGATGATCCGCAGGCGCCAGTTGACACAAGATGGACTGAAGTGAACAGTATGCGGGAGATTGACAATATATATGACTTGGGATTTTGGGACAATCTACGGGAAGTTTTCCATATGCCTATTAGACGCTGCGTACGATGA
- a CDS encoding chaperonin-containing T-complex subunit CCT5, with product MAMQLDLSQASVMKDEQGRPFIVVRDQGKKKRQHGTEAVKSHIVAAKTVANIVKTSLGPRGLDKILISPDGDITVTNDGATILSQMEITNNVAKLLVELSKSQDEEIGDGTTGVVVLAAAMLEQAAELIDKGIHPIRIADGYDQACEIAVAQLDKISDEIPFTKDDTENLLKVAKTSLGSKIVSKSHDQFAKIAVDAVLSVADLERKDVDFELIKVDGKVGGALEDSLLVKGVIVDKDFSHPQMPDEVTDAKLAILTCPFEPPKPKTKHKLDITSVDEFKKLQDYEREKFTEMIQHLKDSGANLVICQWGFDDEANHLLLQNKLPAVRWVGGPEIELIAIATNGRIVPRFEDLSPEKLGTAGRVREMTFGTTREKMLVIEECANSRAVTIFVRGSNKMIIDEAKRSLHDALCVVRNLVRDNRVVYGGGAAEIACSLAVEEAAVKSPGIEQYAMRAFADALDAVPLALAENSGLSPIETLAAIKSRQVKEKNSRLGVDCMLTGNNDMKEHFVIDPLIGKRQQLLLATQLCRMVLKINNVIIAGDENQEF from the exons ATGGCGATGC AACTCGATTTATCTCAAG CTTCTGTTATGAAAGATGAACAAGGTCGGCCGTTCATCGTTGTCCGAGA tcaaggaaagaagaagagacaGCACGGCACCGAGGCCGTGAAATCACACATTGTCGCTGCCAAGACCGTCGCCAACATTGTGAAGACTTCTTTG GGTCCTCGCGGTTTGGACAAGATTCTGATCTCCCCAGATGGTGATATCACCGTTACCAACGATGGCGCGACTATCCTCTCCCAG ATGGAAATCACAAACAATGTTGCCAAGCTCTTGGTAGAGCTCTCAAAGTctcaggatgaggagatcggCGACGGTACAACCGGTGTTGTTGTCCTGGCGGCGGCTATGCTCGAGCAGGCGGCCGAGCTGATTGACAAGGGAATCCACCCCATCCGTATTGCAGACGGATATGATCAGGCTTGTGAGATTGCCGTTGCTCAGCTCGACAAGATCAGCGACGAGATCCCCTTCACCAAGGACGATACAGAGAACCTACTCAAGGTTGCGAAGACCAGTCTTGGTAGCAAAAT TGTCTCGAAATCCCACGACCAATTCGCCAAGATCGCTGTTGATGCGGTGCTTTCAGTTGCGGACCTCGAGCGCAAGGACGTCGATTTCGAACTGATTAAGGTAGACGGAAAGGTTGGCGGTGCTCTGGAAGACTCGCTCCTCGTCAAAGGTGTTATTGTGGATAAGGATTTCTCTCACCCCCAGATGCCCGACGAGGTTACAGATGCCAAGCTGGCGATCTTGACCTGCCCGTTCGAGCCTCCCAAGCCGAAGACGAAGCATAAGCTCGACATCACATCCGTTGACGAGTTTAAGAAGCTGCAAGACTACGAACGCGAGAAGTTCACAGAGATGATCCAGCACTTGAAAGACTCAGGCGCCAATCTGGTGATCTGCCAGTGGGGTTTCGACGACGAGGCAAACcatcttctactccagaaCAAGCTTCCTGCCGTCCGGTGGGTCGGTGGTCCCGAAATTGAACTCATTGCCATTGCGACAAATGGACGGATTGTCCCGCGTTTTGAGGACCTGAGCCCGGAGAAACTGGGAACCGCAGGTCGCGTGCGTGAGATGACATTCGGTACCACCCGAGAGAAGATGCTTGTCATCGAAGAGTGTGCCAACAGCCGCGCCGTTACAATTTTCGTACGGGGAAGCAACAAGATG ATCATTGATGAAGCCAAGCGCTCGCTACACGATGCTCTCTGTGTCGTCCGAAACCTTGTCAGAGATAACCGGGTCGTGtacggtggtggtgctgctgaAATTGCTTGCTCCCTGGCCgtggaggaagctgctgTGAAG AGCCCCGGCATCGAACAATACGCTATGCGTGCCTTTGCGGATGCGTTGGATGCCGTGCCCTTGGCATTGGCCGAGAATTCGGGTCTGAGCCCGATCGAGACACTTGCGGCGATCAAGTCGCGCCAGGTTAAGGAGAAGAACTCCCGGTTGGGTGTCGACTGCATGTTGACCGGCAACAACG ATATGAAAGAGCACTTTGTCATTGATCCTCTGATTGGCAAGCGCCAGCAACTTTTGCTTGCTACTCAGCTCTGCCGCATGGTTCTTAAG ATCAACAACGTCATCATTGCCGGTGATGAAAACCAGGAGTTTTAG